A genomic stretch from Longimicrobium sp. includes:
- a CDS encoding ATP-binding protein, giving the protein MNTVRPFSERTRFHARPAATVRRLSLRAKVFVLFAGAALLMLVPALLLIADAVEREVYARATGQLSDALEELREDWIDRDDNLAQSVATITVDPRVADVWSNPAALRQRIRENVQKLEVIAVDSAGRRLAGHSLDEETLRVLAADTARRGTRIVLAPGPRGGVPLRLASSPMERVTWSDSLMEADTVRLGTVAVGSQLTATGLSKDLQSTGTDVALIVGDSLLGVTLPDTTLVPEVRALNLGELRSGPKRVLLGGQPYLTTVSSLPTRGLAATVILFRPVTDELGIARAITQSLWAIGLAALLLALLLAAVVSRIVARPTQVLAEASVRLARGDYAAPLPRPSDDEIGQLARAFGDMREAIFAREQRLRSAQAEMIHREKLAAMGRLVAQLSHEINNPIYNIQNCLEALERRGDPLDPNREFLTLAQEELLRMAGLTRRLLDQSRPLSDAVAPTDLNAVVRRVLTLAGAEMETRGVEVETALDPTLPRVTVHPEAIQQVLANLVYNAGDAMSGGGTLRVVTRVADDAVEVIVEDTGTGIAEHDLPHIFEAFYTTKPGIAGIGLGLFVSEGIVRGHRGRLSVESTVGRGSRFTVRLPRETLDETLAEAPAEAATAGAAV; this is encoded by the coding sequence GTGAACACTGTCCGGCCGTTCAGTGAACGAACGCGGTTCCATGCCCGCCCCGCCGCGACGGTGCGGCGCCTGTCGCTGCGCGCCAAGGTTTTCGTCCTTTTCGCGGGCGCCGCGCTGCTGATGCTGGTGCCGGCGCTCCTGCTGATCGCCGACGCGGTGGAGCGCGAGGTGTACGCGCGGGCCACGGGCCAGCTGAGCGACGCGCTTGAGGAGCTGCGGGAGGATTGGATCGACCGCGACGACAATCTGGCCCAGAGCGTGGCCACGATCACGGTGGACCCCCGCGTGGCCGACGTCTGGAGCAACCCGGCGGCGCTCCGGCAGCGCATCCGCGAGAACGTCCAGAAGCTGGAGGTGATCGCGGTGGACAGCGCCGGGCGCAGGCTGGCCGGGCACAGCCTGGACGAGGAGACGCTCCGGGTTCTGGCGGCGGACACGGCGCGGCGGGGGACGCGGATCGTGCTGGCGCCGGGGCCGCGCGGCGGGGTGCCTCTGCGTCTGGCGTCGTCGCCGATGGAGCGGGTCACCTGGTCCGATTCGCTGATGGAGGCGGACACGGTGCGGCTGGGTACGGTGGCCGTGGGGTCGCAGCTCACCGCCACGGGGCTGAGCAAGGACCTGCAGTCCACCGGTACCGACGTGGCGCTGATCGTGGGCGACTCGCTGCTGGGGGTGACGCTGCCAGACACCACACTGGTGCCGGAGGTGCGCGCCCTGAACCTCGGCGAGCTCCGCTCCGGTCCGAAGCGGGTGCTCCTGGGTGGACAGCCGTACCTCACGACGGTGTCCAGCCTCCCCACGCGGGGGCTGGCGGCCACGGTGATCCTCTTTCGCCCGGTGACGGACGAGCTGGGGATCGCGCGCGCCATCACGCAGTCGTTGTGGGCGATCGGGCTGGCGGCGCTTCTCCTGGCGCTCCTTCTGGCCGCGGTGGTGTCGCGCATCGTGGCGCGTCCCACGCAGGTGCTTGCCGAGGCCTCCGTGCGGCTGGCGCGCGGCGACTACGCGGCCCCCCTCCCGCGCCCGTCGGACGACGAGATCGGGCAGCTGGCGCGGGCGTTCGGCGACATGCGCGAGGCGATCTTCGCGCGCGAGCAGCGGCTGAGGTCCGCGCAGGCGGAGATGATCCACCGCGAGAAGCTGGCGGCGATGGGGCGCCTCGTAGCGCAGCTCTCGCACGAGATCAACAACCCCATCTACAACATCCAGAACTGCCTGGAGGCGCTGGAGCGCCGCGGCGACCCCCTCGATCCCAACCGCGAGTTCCTCACGCTGGCGCAGGAGGAGCTGCTGCGCATGGCCGGCCTCACGCGCCGCCTCCTGGACCAGAGCCGCCCCCTCTCCGACGCGGTGGCGCCCACGGACCTGAACGCGGTGGTGCGGCGCGTCCTGACGCTGGCGGGTGCGGAGATGGAGACGCGCGGCGTGGAGGTGGAGACGGCGCTGGACCCGACCCTTCCGCGCGTGACGGTGCACCCGGAGGCGATCCAGCAGGTGCTCGCGAACCTCGTCTACAACGCGGGCGACGCCATGTCCGGCGGCGGCACCCTGCGCGTGGTGACGCGCGTGGCCGACGACGCCGTGGAGGTGATCGTGGAGGACACCGGGACCGGCATCGCCGAGCACGACCTGCCGCACATCTTCGAGGCGTTCTACACCACCAAACCGGGTATCGCGGGGATCGGCCTCGGCCTCTTCGTCTCCGAGGGTATCGTGCGCGGCCACCGCGGCCGTCTTTCGGTGGAGAGCACTGTGGGCCGCGGCAGCCGCTTCACCGTCCGCCTCCCCCGCGAAACGCTGGACGAGACGCTCGCCGAAGCCCCCGCCGAGGCCGCCACGGCCGGCGCCGCGGTCTGA